In Thermovirga lienii DSM 17291, the sequence CCCCCCTATGAATATGCTAGGCCTTTTCATCGTCTCTCCTCCCAACCCTACTAACATAGGAAGAAAAACGTTCTTGGACTTCCTCCAGGATATCTCCTCCAAATTGTTCCATTATGGCCTCCGCAATCACCCAGGACAGCATGGCCTCGGCTACTATCCTCGCGGCTGGAACGGCACACACGTCACTTCTTTCCCTGTGGGCAAAGGAAGCCTCCATCAGGTCCAAGCGAATCGAAGGCAGAGGCCTAGTGAGGGTGGGTATGGGCTTCATAAAGGCCCTTACAAGCACCTCTTCACCGTTGGTCATGCCTCCCTCTATACCTCCGGCGCGGTTGGTCTCTCTTTTGATCCTTCCTTTTTCATCCATAAAAATGCCGTCGTGCACCTGACTGCCAGGAAGGTCTGCTAGTCGGCCCCCCTCTCCCACCTCCACTCCCTTTATGCCAGGAATGGCCATCATAGCTTGGGCTATCCTTCCATCCAACCTGCGGTCCCACTCCACGTAGGAGCCAACCCCAGGCGGAAGTCCTTTGACGGATACCACGAAAGCTCCCCCCAAGCTATCTCCTTCACTCATCGCCTCCCTTATCCTTTCTTTCAGCCTCTCCTCATCGGTTTGAAACACACAACCCAACGGCGAGTTGGAAGCAACATGCCATTCCTCCTCTTCAGAAGGTACTTTCACCGTCACTCCACCTACGCTTGTTACCGCGCTTCTAACTTCTATCCCCAAGCTTTCTATTAAAAGCCTGGCCAAGGTCCCCGCCACGGTCCACGCTGCGGTGGCCCTGGCGCTTGCTCTCTCAAGGACCGGCCGCATGTTTTCATGGCCGTACTTCAACCCTCCTGGAAGATCTGCATGCCCAGGACGAGGACAATAAACGCTCTTTTCCTTCACTGCTTTGGGATCACAACTTTGTGGATCCATGGAGCTTCGCCACTCTTCCCACTCGCTGTTTTCAATGGTCAACCCGCATGGAGCACCAGTGGTTTTACCGTTCCAAATGCCGCCCCAGATGGTAAGATGGTCTTTTTCTATCTTCATCCTGGCGCCTCGGCCATAACCCCGCCGTCTGCGCTCAAGCTCCTTTTCCAACCTTTCTATGGGTACTGAAAGCCCTGCAGGAAGGCCTTCCACTACCGTTATGAGCCCCCTGCCGTGGGATTCTCCGCTGGTGAGAAACCTCAAAATCCCCATCGCCTCCTCCTTTCTGGCCTCAAAGGCCAAGGGCACTGCGCATAGCGCAAACTTCCGGATTTATCCCCGTAAAAAGGCGAAAGGCCCACACTCCCTGCCGCAAGAGCACTTCCTCCCCTGGTACGTGCTTCAAATTCCTCCTCTTCGCCTCTTCTATCAGTTGAGTCGTGCCCCCTGGAAGATAAACTATGTCCAAAACTCCTTTTACATCCCATGAATCCAAAAACCTCTCCAGCAAACCCTTCGGCCACGGCACACTGGACATTCCCAAGGACGTGGCATTGATAAGAAGGCCTCCGGAAGAAACAGGAAGGTCTCCCCAAGGAAGGAATTGGAAGGGCCTTTCGGGGAAAAGTTCGTTCATCTTTTCGACCAAGGTTTTCCCACGATTTTCCATTCTGTTGGTTATCCAAACTCTCTTAAAGCCCCTCTTCCCCAGGGCGTAGGCCGAAGCCTTTGCCGCTCCGCCTGCTCCTAAGAGGAAGGCCTCCTTGTCTTCAGAAATCAAAGAATCAAGTATCTCCTCTATGGCTATGACGTCCGTGTTGTACCCTAAAGCCTTCCCGTCTTTGAACAGGACGGTGTTCACTGCTCCAAGAGCCTTGGCTTCGGAGGTGGCCTCGTCCAGCAAGGTCAAAGCCGTTTCCTTATGGGGTACTGTTATGTTGCAACCTATAGCACCTAGACTCTTCAAGCCCTCCAGGGCGCCCTTCATATCTTCTTTTTTGACCTTAAAAGCCAAGTAGGCCATGTTCAGCCCCATCTTTGAAAACGCTGCGTTATGCATCGTTGGCGAAAGGCTGTGCTCCACTGGGTCCCCCAAAAGGGCCACCAGTTTGGTTTCAGCGTTTATATTCAAGGTCTTTTACCCCCTCTGAAAGCATGGACAGGTGATCGAAAAACTCTGGATAGGATATGCCAACACATTGGGCATCTTTCACTATTATCTCGTCTTGTGCAGCCAGGGCAGCTATGGAGAAGGTCATGGCGATCCTGTGGTCTTTTGAGCTTTCAACGCAACCTCCTCCAAGAGGTGTAGGACCAGTTATAAAAAAGCCGTCCTCCAGCTCCTCCACGTCTGCTCCCAAGGCTCTGAGCCCCTTGGCCATTGAACTTATGCGGTCTGACTCCTTCACCCTCAGCTCCTCTGCATGGGTGATCTTGGTTACCCCGTGGGCCTGGGTAGCTATGAGGGCCAGCAATGGAAGCTCATCTATCATGGTGGGAATTGCGTCTTTTTCCACCTCTATACCCTCAAGTTCCGAGTACCTAACCCTTATGTTGCCCACTGGTTCTCCGCCGGCAGACTCTTTTTCCTCTATCTCTATGGAAGCCCCCATCTTTTTAAGGCATTCCAAAAAACCCGTCCTTGTGGGGTTTATCCCTACGTTTTCCAGCACTATATCTGAGCCCGGAACAATGAGTGCCCCAGTTATCCAAAAGGCAGCGGAGGAGAAATCCCCAGGAACCCTTATAGAACACCCTGGAAGGTCGCTGCATGGATAAACCGTTATTCGATTATCTTCCTGCCTCAGGGGCACTCCAATATGTCGCAAAAGTCTTTCCGAGTGGTCCCTGCTCTTGGCAGGCTCCACTACGGTCACGCTCCCGTGGGCGTTCAAGCCTGCTAGAATCAGGGCGGTCTTCACCTGAGCGCTGGCCATGGGAAGCTCAAAGGTTCCTCCCGAAAGGCAGCCCCCCCTTATGGAAAGAGGAAGGTAAGCTCCGCCCCCAGGCCCATCTATCCTTGCCCCTAAAGTCCTAAGAGGGGATACAACCCGCCCCATGGGCCTTTTTCGCAAGCTCTCATCGCCGGTTATGACAGCAAAGACTCCTGGCGTGCCGGCCAAAAGGCCGCACAAAAGCCTGGCAGTGGTCCCTGAATTGCCAGCATCCAGGGGAGCTTTTATCTCCCCTGGATTCATCCCCCTTCTTACCCTTACCTTGTCTCCAATTCTCTCCACTAGGCACCCTGCAAGCTCAAGACACCTGAGGGTGGAGGCACAATCTGCTCCAGAGGAGAAATTCTCTGCAGTTATGCCCTCAGAGGAAAGGGCTCCGAAGAAGCCCACCCTATGGGATATGGATTTATCCCCTGGGAGGGTCAAACGTCCTTTTAGCCCTCCCTCTGCGGGCCTTATTCTTACGTCATTGCTCATCCCTATCACCCCTTTTGCTTACGCTCATGCCAAGGATCTTCTCCCTGCAGGACTTGGCCTTTTGCGCCATTTTAATGACTTCGTCAGTGCTTGAACCGGCTATTTCGCCCAGCAAAGACTCGGCCCGCAGGAGCAATGGCCTTATCAGATCCTGATTTTGCTCCCACATTTGGGCCACAAGCCAGGACGGTCCGCTGGAAAGCCTTGATGTATCCCTGAAGCCCCCGGAAGCCATAGAAAAAAGCCCCTCTAAATCCTTCATCTGCTCTGCTGCCACAAGGGGTAGCACCATGGAAAGCAACATGGGAAAGTGACTCAGGCACGCCGCTGCCCTGTCGTGAGACAAAGGATCCATCCGGAGGCTTGAGCCTCCCAGAGCCGATGCTAGCTCCTCTGCGATCTCCACGACCTCTTCGGATGTGTGAGCAAAGGGCACCACGGCGCAGAGGGCTCCTTGGAAAAGGTCACAAGAGGCGTTATTTATCCCCCCATTTTCCCTGCCCGCCATGGGATGAAACCCCACGTACCTCTCCCGCCATAGTTCCGATAGTGCCCCTCCCACTCTGCGCTTGGCACTTCCTGTATCCATTACGGCCTTGACGTTCCCGTTGGGGCAAAGGTACGCTTTTCCGCCTACGTCCACTATCTCCCCAGCTGGAACAGCTATCACAAGGACATCCGAAGATGAAACGAGTTCTTCCAACGTACCGTCCCCGTTGTCTATAAAGCCTCTCTCTTTGGCAAACTTCATCACTTCTTCGTCAACGTCCCAACCTGAAACCTTCCTCGCTCCTCCACGAGTCTTCAATGCACAAGCTATGGATCCTCCTATAAGGCCGAGACCTACGATACCTACATGGCAATCCTTAAGCCGCATGGTGCTTTAACCTCCTCGTCCAGGACGCTACACAACCTGTTTACGCTCTCCATCAGATCACCGAACTCCTCCAGAGTAAGGCTTTGGGCTCCATCGGAAAGGGCCTCATGGGGTCTTGGATGGACTTCTATCATGAGTCCATCGGCCCCGGCAGCCATGGCTGCCATGCTCATGGGTTTTATAAGCTCCTTGCGCCCTGTTCCATGGCTCGGATCTACGATGACGGGAAGGTGGCTAATGGATTTGACCAGTGGAACCACACTAAGATCCAGCGTGTTCCTGGTGCTGGTGTCGAAGCTTCTTATGCCTCTTTCACACAAGATAACCTTGTGGTTGCCTCCTGCCAGTATGTATTCTGCCGCCTGAAGCCACTCATCCACGGTGGCCATCATCCCTCTCTTGAGCAATACTGGCTTTCTGGTACGGCCTACTGCCTTGAGAAGGGCAAAGTTCATCATGTTCCTGGCCCCTATCTGAAGTATGTCCACGTGGGGTTCCAGCCACTCCAGGTCCTCAGGAGACATTATCTCTGTGACTATGGGAAGGCCTGTCTTTTCTTTTGCCTCCACCAAAAGATTTATTCCCTCGCTGCCAAGGCCTTGAAAGGAGTAGGGGTTGGTCCTGGGCTTGAAGGCCCCTCCCCTTAGAACATTGGCACCTAATGTCTTGACACCTGATGCGGTCTCCAATATCTGGGATCGGCTCTCCACTGAACAGGGTCCGGCCATTATAAGTCTGTGGCCGCCGCCTACCTTTATGTCCTCGGTTATGTGGAAAACGTTGTCATCAGGGAAGGTCTCTCTGGAAGCCAGCGGATAGGGTTTTTTCGTGGAAGTTACAGTCTTCACGCCTGGAAGGGATAGAACCAGGTTACCCACTTTTTCACAGCCGTTTGAAACGATGTAGGGAGACTCAAAAGACCCTACAACCCTCAAACTGCAACCTCTTCGCTCCAGGAAATCACAAACTCGCGCCACCTCTAAGCTCTTACAACCTCTTGCCATGTGAATAACCAACATTCTCCTCTACCTCCTTTGGCGAATAAAAAAGCCGGAACGGGATGTGGAAATCCCGTTCCGGCTTTGATTTACTTTGATTCTTCTTTAGAGTCCCCTTAGACGGAGCCTGTCACTCCTTCGGGGGCTAAAAGAGCCTCGGACGGATTTCCACGTGGTGACTGGCCACTGGCGTAGTAAAAGCGCCACTGGCCGCTGGTAAAGCCGAAATAATAGGACTGGCTATCAAAGAGGGCAACGTTTCCTAGATTTAGGCTTCTCATATCCGTCTGGCTCTCCTTTCCTTTTGTTTTGCGACTTAACTTCGTATAGATATTGGTAAGTTATTTTAGACATTATTTCCCATTTGTCAATATTGAATCCTCTTTTATTTGTAGATGAGCCTATATTTCGTTCCGTCTACTTTGGTAAAGTGAAAGAGATAATGGAAAAGGCGGGTACCTCTCCTTTATACTGGTGCTGCAACAACAACCAAAACAAAGGAAAAAGGAGGTAACCCGCCATGACTTCATTATACCAGCGACTAAAGGAATCAGGGAATCCCAAAGCCCCTATGGAAGTTATATGCGACTTGATAGAAAAAGGTAAAACAGCCAAAGAAATAGCTAACATCATGGGAATTACTGAAAGATGGGTTAGAACATTGATGAAACGGAAAAAGATGGCCTATCTGCCAAAGAATTATTGCACAAAAAAGGTCCCAGATCCCCTCATCCAAAAAGAACTAAACCTCACATCGAAGCTTTGGTTATTGAAACTCAACAGAAAACCAACATGGGTCCTAGAAGACTTGCAAGAGAGCTGAAAAGAACCCTCAATCTGAATATATCTTCCTACACCATCAGAAACATCTTACGCAGAAACAACGTTAAAACTAAAAAAGTACGTTCTAGAAACGGAAATAAACGCTACTATGCCAACCTAAACCACTGGGAAGCCCTACAATACTTCCAGATCGATTCAAAACATATAGCAGACGCAAAGACTCTCCCACCAAAAGCATATGCTGCCCTGTTTAAATACAGGCTTCCCAAATACCAATTTACCGCTATCGATATCAAAACAAGAATGAGAATCTTATGCTTCTCCGATGAATGCTCTTTCGCAAATGGCTTCTCCTTCATACTTTACATCGCCTTCCTCATGCGGGCTTTGGGCATCAGACATAGAATGTTCTTCCAAACTGACAACGGGAGCGAATTCGGCGGATCTGAAGAAAGCAGAAAAAGAAAAATATTGCAGGAAAAATTCCTAGAACCCTTAGGCGTTACTCTCCTCTCCATACCAAAAGGAGAAAAAGAAGCCCAAGGTTTTGTGGAACGAAGTCATCGCACCGATGATGAGGAATTCTACATACCTGCACTACCTCACATAACATCCCGAAAGGTCTTTATGACTTCTGCCGCAAGCTGGGTAAAATATTACAATCAAAAACGATCTCATGGAGGCAGAGATATGAACGGGAAAACTCCAAAGGAAAAAATATTTGAACTCTCACTAGTCAGTTCTAAAGCCGCTACTTCCATACCCCCTATACTCTTGGACAAAGTAAACACCTTTATACTAAAAATGGTGGGAGCTCAAAACATCTCCTGGGACTCCCACCATCTCCTTCAACTAATTAAACGGAAGCAATTTGTGGCCCCTTACAACCCCCGGGCTAATTTGGGGTTTCTAAAATCTCGCAAAGTAAATAAAATCGATTTAGCTCCCCTCAACAAAAAGGGGCTTTGGGTTAACCCAAAGCCCCTTTTTATCATCAACTATTTTCAACTATACGGAAAACTCTCTGTATGCGTTTCTTGCAGCACCGCAGACTGGGCACTTTTCCGGTGGTTCCTCCTCTGCTGTATGGCCGCAGACTGGACAAATGTAAATCTTATCTGCAGAGTAGTCTTCTCCCTTCTCTGCTAGTTCCTTGGCCTTTTCGTACATCCCCGCGTGAATTTTTTCTGCCTCCCAAGCAAAGCGGGTGCTCCTTTCCGCTCCCTTTTCGTCCTGGAACTGTGCCGTGGTATTGTAAACGGGATACATTTCATCTATCTCAAAGTTTTCACCATCTAGGCACTGCTTTACGTTCTCCGCCATCTCCTTATGGATCTTCCCAAGCTCTCTGTAATGGTTCCTGGCGTGAACAAACTCAGCGTAAGCTATGGCCTTGAAAAGGTTAACTAACTTCTTCAAACCTCTCTGTTCCGCCTCGTCTGCAAAGATGAGATATTTCATGTGCGCCATGCTCTCACCAGCGAATGCATCTTCCAAGAACTTTTTTGTCATCTCCCTCACGATATACACCTCCTATACTTAAGTCTATCCCAGAATCATTTTATCATACGCATTACTAAAGATTCATCACCTCTAATTCACCTGAGGCTTACAGTACCCATATCCTTAGGATATATGAATGTATCCCCTTCATTGAGAACTATAAATCTCCCGCCTGCAAGTAGCCCCTCCTTAAGGGCCTCCTTTAACTCTTCTACAGGTTGGTGAAAACCTTCCGCCGAAAGCTGGAAGGTTCCAAAGTGCATACCTATGCTTACTTTAGCTTTCAGGTCGTTATGTGCTTTAATGGCTTCTTTCGGGTCCATGTGCACCGGCTGCATAAACCACCGGGGCAGATATGAACCAATGGGAAGTAGCGCTACATCCGGAGGGCCTAGGCGTTCTGCAATCTCCAAGTAATGTCTAGAATATCCAGAATCCCCTCCCAAATATAGACTTATTCCATCCTGTTTGATGAAAAAACTACCCCATAGACTTCTTGCCCTATTGAATAAGCTTCGTCCCGATGTGTGCTGAACTGGGGTAAAGGTGATTTGCGTATGGTAATCCAGCTTTACACTTTCCCACCAATCCATTTCTATAACATCATTTATCCCATACGACTTTAACAAGTTCCCATCGCCTAGAGGTGCCAACACAAGGGGGGAAAAACGTCTGCTTAAGGCGCTCAAGGTATCCATGTCCAAATGATCGTAATGATTATGGGTAATAAGGACCACGTCAATCCTTGGAAGGTCGTCCTGCTTCAAGGCAGGTTCTCTCACCCGCCTGGGGCCAGCCCAACTCACTGGGCTGGCCCGTTCAGACCACACCGGATCCACAAGTATATTTAACCCCTGAAGTTGGATTAGAAATGTGGCATGACCTACGAAAGTAAGGGCCGCAGAACCTTTCTTTAACTCCTCCTCTAACCTCGGATTCCCCAGATTGGGTACCCTTTTAGGCCACCTGGCCCTCTCTTCCCTTAACATTCTTAAGATATCCAACAAAGTAGGATCAAATCCTTCTGGAAGGGTGGGATTATAGAATTTTTCCCCATCAAAGTGGTACGAGCTGGCAAAACCTCTGATAGGTCTCTTGTTGCCATCCGAGCACAAAAGGGCCAAACCCAAAACTGCCACAACACAAAGCAAAAGAATCTTCATCTTTCTTAATACACCTAATTTTTTCTCTTTTTCGCGCAGCAAAAAACACCTCAAACAAATAACAAGAGGCAAAGCCTACTCAAGTATAAGTTCGCAAAGCTTGCCCATTTCTTCCTCTGAAACTCCAAAAACCTTGCCGAACCTTTCATCTTTGAAGGTTTCTACAATCACTTTGTGAGGCTCTAGCTTTTTGATAATATTTCTTATTTGTGATATGGATTCTTGATCGACATTAAGGTTCTTTATGAGAGTGACATATACCACAAACTTTCCACTGTACTGAGAGCGAAACGCCATCATATTTGCCCAATATTGCTTTAGCGTATAACCATCTAAGGGTCTTTGAAATTTTTTGAAGTCCTCCTCTTTTGTAGTCTTGATCTCCCCTGCTACTTCGTCGCACATTGCGGCAACTTCTGCAAAATCAGGATAATCCAATAGGTATCCGTTTGTATATAGGCTTACTTCTACGCCCCTGCTTTTAGCCAATTTTATTATTTCTCCTAGCTGGGCATTTAAGAAAGCCTCCCCCTTGGAATTGATAAAAAGCACATCTGGGGGGTTATACTCTAACTCTTTCTCCAAAAATAAAATAAATTCCTTAGTCTCATCGAAAAAATGTGCTTTATCCGTTTTCTTCCCCTTTTGCCTTATCGGACAGAAAACACACTCAAACGTGCAGTGCTTTGAAGGCAATACGTCGATTTCCATGACCCGCTTTCCTTGTTCATCAATAAAATTTTTCTTAACTCCTATGCCCCCCATACCTGCACCCCCAACTTTGTGAGTTTTGAACAGTTCTGTCCTTTGATCGGGCAAATTCAAGACCTGCCTTTGCCTTTCGGCGCTTTACCAAAAGAAATCCTCAAAAATAGCGTCCATCATTTCTCCTTCAATGGCCCCTATCCTTAAGAAATTCTTTCTTTCTTTTGAGTTCATCCTTCAGACGACACACACTGCATGTGTCTTGATAGGAGAGAGCACCGCAAACAGAGCAGTTGCCCAAAAGGGCATCCTCAAACTGGGGCGGAGTCTGCCTATCAAGGAACCCAAACAGAAAATCCCGCTTGGTTCCCGGCATTTGGGATTCAATAAACTGAAGGGCCTCGAGGAGGATGTGACTTGTAGCCCCACGGGCAAAGGGACATTTGTCTCCAAAATACTTGATACCCCTGACCCTACAGTAGATGCGTATCTCCTCCGATTCGAGGCGGAAGAGGGGTTTCATTCGAGCCACCAACCCTGGGCCGGCAGGCAAGAAAGGATATGCCTTTTGTAGGTATGCGTCCCTGTGCCTTAGAGTGTTGCCCAAAAGCCTGCTGGCTTCATCGTCCAGGTTGTGCCCCGTGGCTATCACGGAAAAACCTTCCTGAAGGGCAAGCCTGTTCAAAAATTGCCGCTTCAATGTTCCACACACAGAACACACCTTGCTGCTTTTAAGCTTGGCGATCTCCGGCAGGCTGAAGCCAAAAAGATCCTTCAGTTCATAGATCGAAAGCTCAAGGCCACGGGATTTGGCAAATTCCTCACAAGCCGACCTCGAGGCTTCTGAAAAGTTCGGTATCCCAAGGTCTATGTGAATCCCTTTGGTGGTAAAACCAAGATCTGCAAGAACATCCCACAACGCCAAAGAGTCCTTCCCTCCAGATACAGCCACCATGATGGGCGTATCCAGCCCTATGGGGAATTTTTTCATGGCTCTATTAACGGCTTTATGGAAAAAGACCAGGAAACAATCCTCGCAGAAATTCGCGTGGTGACTAGGAAGGGAGATAATTGCTTTTGCCCTGCATCGGGAACATTTGGCGTTATGAGAAAGACGCCCATAAGAGGCACTTTTCAGCTTCATCTCTATCACCTCGCTTGGCTTCTTCTGCATAAATTACTTTTATGCGATAGCCACAGGAAAGCTTTGTAGTTTTTATAATATGATATCAGCAACGTCTTCGTGAACTACTCCATGCTATAGAGCATGGAGCTTCCTGCTTCAACGAGGTAGCTTACACGAATATGAGGGTTAGACCCCAATATTCGCGCAGAGGCTTCCCTCTCCACAGGCGTAAGTTCGGGCAGCCCCTGCCCTACCACCCTTAAGGCGGGTGAAACCTTTTTTAGCATCACTAAACACGCATTTAAATCTCTGTCCATGAAATTACCACACTCAGGACAGAAAACAGTTCTGTCAGAAAGCCTGAGATCCTCAAAATATGCCCCGCATTTAGAACACACCCTTGAAGTAAGTTCAAAGCGGTCAACCTCAAGGACAGGCAGGAGGCTGGAACACAACCTCTCTTTCAACTTTCCTATCCCCGAGTATTGAACCTCCCTTGAAAATAACCCTTCATGCCACGACTTTACGCTGTCATCCTGAAATATCACAAGGCTGTAGAACTTTAAGAAAGCTATAATTTTGTTTATCGCATCCTTCCTTCTGTTGTTTATTCTCTCATATTCCCTTGCAAGCTTTTGCCTTGTTTTTTCTCTGTTTTTTGAGCCTTTCTCCTTTTTTACAAGTTCTTTCTGAAGTCTTTTTAGCCTCTTGCTTTCCGGAATTTCAAAGTCAATCTTCAGTCCGTTGGATAGTGTTAGCTTGTCTTTCACTCCAAAATCTATAGCTATCGGTTTGTCTATTGATTTTCTGTTTTCCTTTGGCAGATAGCAGGTGATGTGAACGTAATAGCCTGAAGGCTTGCGAACGAGCAAGGCTTTTGTCAATTCCGCATTCTCAGGTGTTTGATTTAATCCTCTCACTTTGAATGAACCAAGCTTTTGAAGATGCACTCTCTTTTTTTCAAAGTCAATTTTGTGAGACACTCCATATTGCTTGAAGGGTATGGAATTTACTCTCTTCTTTGGCTTTAGTCTTCCTACTTTCATGCCGTTTTCTTTCAGTCGTGACAAAGCTTTTATGCTATCCTTAATCCTATCCGCTATCTCCTGGCGCACCTGAGAACCAAGAATTGTAAGTTCTCTTTCTTCAAAGTCTTCTCCTACCTTTACGTGAACTTTTTTGACCTTGTTTCCGTCTATGGAGAAAACGTCTTCTTGATGAATAGTCCAGTTATAGAGCCATTTGGCTTCAAGGAAGGCTCTTTCTAAAAGTTTTCTCTTGTCCCTGGAGAGCTTTTCAAGTTTGAGAACGTAAGTCCTTGCAACCTGCCTTTGTCTTATATCTTTCGTTCTACTCAGGCTTTCTCTTATCTTTTCTGATTTAGTCATCTGTAGCTCCATAAGAATAATGTACCACAATCAGCCATTCATCTCCACCCTGTAGAGGGTGGAGCCTTCTGGCTTATAATTGAGTAAGTTTTAGATATTTCGCAAAAGCGGTCCTCCAACTCTATAAACGCCTCCACGATCACAGGATCGAAGTGCTCACCGCTTTGTCTTATTATCTCTCTCATCGCGTCTTCGTGGGACCATGGTTCTTTATAGGGTCTTTTACTTCTCAATGCGTCGTACACGTCTGCCAATGCGACTATCCTAGCGGCCAGAGGAATGTCTTGTCCTGACAGTCCGTAAGGATATCCTTTGCCATTCCATTTCTCATGATGATACAGGGCTATGTCCCTTGCAAGGGCAAGATAGCTATCCACGCCAAATTTATCTCTAAACTCCTTGTTCGCTGCCTCAATAACCTCACCGGCAATTATGGTGTGTTTTTGCATGGCCCGATATTCTTCAGGCGTTAGCTTACCAGGCTTTGTCAGTATTTCGTAAGGAACAGCCGTTTTACCTATATCGTGCAGTGAAGTTGGGTAAATCGCATCTGAAGAATTTTATTTATGTCTATTTTGCCTCCCAGGAACCACTGAGCTCCACGTATTCGCTACCTCCAGACCAAGAACCAGCCAGGCTCCCTTTATTTATGATTCCTTCAAGTTTACCAAATATGGGCTCACACACATCGTGTAGTTTCCCTTCATAGCGCATGCTGCCTGTTGCCATGCCGGACCACTTGGCATATATCCCGCCGGTTTCAGGGTTATAAGATCCGGATATGCTTCCAGTTATTGAGACATTTTGGTTGGAATCTTTATAATTTCCGCTCAATGCACCATTCACTGAACTACCCCTGATGGATATGGAAATTTTTCCCGAGATTCCATTCCCCGCAAAACCTCCTCTATAGCTGCCATCAGCCGAAATTTCTTTTTTCCTGTGTATTGAAGCAAGTTCTTGGCCTCCCAGAAGTTTGCCATTACCCTTAAAGGAGAGCCCCACTCCTTTGACATCTCCCATGGCTAAAACCACAAAACTTATGCTCTGCTCTGGCGCAATGATGCTGAATGAAGGACTAGATCCCCAACCCACTCCACCTTCCAAATAACTGCCTATAGGTTCTACCTCGCAGGCAAACCCCTCGATCGTTTTGCCGCTTATGTTATTCACCGTAACGGTAAACGCTGTTTGGTCTTCTCCCGCGCTGGAAGAGACACTCCAAGAGATTAACTCCGTAGGTTTGGGCTTTTCAGGTTTGGGCTTGTCATCTTGCTCATCCACCGGAACTACCAGGGTGTCACCTGGCTTGGGAAGAGATGGAGATTGCTCCGGTTTGGGCTTTTCGTCCAATTCGTCTTGTTCTTTTTCTTTGTCTAGGGCCGCCATTTCTTTGACCAACTCGGCCTCAACGGCTTCCTCCTCTTGTTTTTCTTTAGCCGCCTCTTTTGCTTTTGCTTTTAACTCTTCCACTCTGGCCAACTCTTCTTCTCTGGCCATCTCTGCTGAAACCTGGGCCTCTGATTCTATTTCCCTTTTCAGGTTTTCATAAGTTCGCTCTTTGCCCTCCAGCCCATACTGGTTGCATAACCTTTCAAAAGACCCTTTCGCAAGGATCATGTCTATGGCCACCTTCTCGGCTTCCGCTCTGTCTTTGGCATATCCTCTCTCTATTAAATAAGTTTCAAGATATCTATACTCTGCGGCCATGGTGGCCTGAAAAAACTCATCCCTTAAGGCTTCCTCCCTGGTTTTGGGCCAATTCTCCACGGGCCCCACAACCTCAAGCATGGTGG encodes:
- a CDS encoding hypothetical protein (KEGG: ehi:EHI_131230 actin~SPTR: Actin, putative) — encoded protein: MRPLRVILVFFSIVVLFQSPSFSEEPLKEGVAPDPIQAASNFITGLTGQTGQTPAMLGLAGDLQDLAAIGEAIIAGDFSKASHKLGEVTAGKVIGYTAPAIGQIIAIGNIGKMAGDAAVTWVGQKNFEKIYATMLEVVGPVENWPKTREEALRDEFFQATMAAEYRYLETYLIERGYAKDRAEAEKVAIDMILAKGSFERLCNQYGLEGKERTYENLKREIESEAQVSAEMAREEELARVEELKAKAKEAAKEKQEEEAVEAELVKEMAALDKEKEQDELDEKPKPEQSPSLPKPGDTLVVPVDEQDDKPKPEKPKPTELISWSVSSSAGEDQTAFTVTVNNISGKTIEGFACEVEPIGSYLEGGVGWGSSPSFSIIAPEQSISFVVLAMGDVKGVGLSFKGNGKLLGGQELASIHRKKEISADGSYRGGFAGNGISGKISISIRGSSVNGALSGNYKDSNQNVSITGSISGSYNPETGGIYAKWSGMATGSMRYEGKLHDVCEPIFGKLEGIINKGSLAGSWSGGSEYVELSGSWEAK